caagaacatagagatagggTATAGTCCCTAGAGTGAAGGGATTACAACTagagagagaatctagagagggaAATGTGCAACTGCCTAGAGAGAgtgtgtaaccgcttagagagagaaaataactgaattaaGAGTTTGTTATTGATCGAATTAGCCAAGAGCCTCTTACatgtggtaaccgctccctatttataggctaggggctGAGCTTTGTGGGTTTAACTACCCTCGCGAGGCCCAACTCTGAGCCTGTAAGACCACCACGAGAAGGGCAGCCCTGGGCAAGAAATTTCATAGCTTCTAATTCTTAAAAAATTTCTTTGATTGACACCTTACGACATCTTAAAGCATTTTTAAAATACTTTTTACTTAGTTACTCGTCCAAATTGCAATCCTAATAGGATATATGTGTTCAAAGtaatttttcacatcaattttaattcaaaattttctATCATCACATAATCAAATACTAATTTTTAATGTAGCACATGGCCCACCCACGTGACGAAAACGTGCACAAGGGCTTGATAGTCATTGCACACTGTTCTCCAAGCTTCCCCTATATATACCTTCAGCTCCAAATTCTAGGGTATAAAAAGCCCCAAATTTCTCCGCTCCCAAACGCAATCGAGCCAAACCCGAACGTTAACTGAGACCAGAAGAAAAGCAAAAACATCCACTCCCTCCTCTTCACCAGTCTCCAACGTCGCCACCCGATTCGTAATCAGAATCTCAACCCTTCGATCTCCATTTTCGTTTTGATTCACCGTTCTTACTGTGATTTTGATTTCGATTTCTTTCCAATTTTCTGACTCTGAATTTTTCTTCATGTTTCgattctgttgttgttgttgtgataATCTGAGTTAACCGTTGCAGATCGCGTTTCGCAAAATGGCGACGTTTGAACTGTACCGAAGGTCGACGATCGGAATGTGCCTCACGGAGACTTTGGATGAGATGGTTCAGAATGGTACTCTCAGCCCTGAGCTTGCGATTCAGGTTCTGGTTCAGTTCGATAAGGTAGCGATTCGTGAATTTTGTGTTAGGATGATGCTAGGGTTTCAGTTTCTGGATCtgttttttgactttttttattaatatttttcatttcattgGCATGTTGGATTTCTAGTCTATGACTGAGGCTCTGGAAACTCAAGTTAAGAGCAAGGTCTCGATCAAGGTAACACCGGTTTTTATTCAGTGTAAAATGTTGAATTTTGTGTATCGGGGATCGCGGTCGTTGTTAGGATGTGCTAGGGGCATTACTATTCTGTGGTTAGTGTTGGATGTTACTTGAGCTGAGCTTGAGATCAGCTCATCTTAAGTGCATGAGCTAATGGAGCCTGAGCTTTGTTAATTGAATATGGTGTGGATGAATTAGTTAGGATCGACTTGTTTGTATACAATTTTTTTGCAAGGCTGTCTCTTAGTCATAGGTGTAGCTTTGAGACTAATCTCCATGTGGACAATGGTCACATGACCACTAAAAACAAGAGCACAGGTGGATTTAATCTTGACTTGCAATGAATTTGTAAATTTGTATGaagaattaagaaaaatagttactagcaataaatttgtaCAAGTTTTATCTCTGttgctattttctttttatctcaaACTGTTCAAGTTTTAAACATCCTCTCTTCTTCATCCTTAATTTCTGATTTCTTATTCTTAAACCAGTCTACCTTTAATTGAAGTCTTAAACTTATTTAGCTCCTCACTTTTGATATTACGAACCCATGTATTTAGCTTTTAAAACTATGATATTTTAATTGTTAATCATGAATGTCTTCAATTTTGAAAAATGTTTTACTTGTTAATCATGAATTTCTTTTACTTTGAAAATTGGTTCACTTTGGAGcatttatatatatgtgtgtgtgtgtgtgtgtgcgcgcgCGCGCACACACACACTCACACAGAGAAGGGGCGGGGGGATCTACTTTAATTGGACAGTGAGAGGAGGCAGTTTTGAGCACAGGATCTTACCATGATCAAAATTCAAACATAAAGTCATGTGGCTTTTTTAAGTGGtgatattatataaaaaatgcttATTGATGTATTAAGTGTATTGAGTTTAGGTTTAGCATGTGACTGTTTGAGCTTGGtatattttcaaataaacaAGCTAAAGTTCAGTTAAATTGTGTTGTTAACTAATTGAGCTGCAAGCAAGCTCACAAGCTGATTTTGCATATTTCCTGTCCTGATTTTAGGTTCATGGAActtaatttttgtttcttctgtAATAGGCTTGCTTGCTAGCTACTCCCTCTAAATACTTTTATTTGTCATGTTAATAAAtaagtgaaatatttttttcttgctCTATCCTTACTCCTTAGTATCAATTAATGAAATAGGATATTGGTAGTGTACTAAAATATGTTGAGTAATATTCAAGGATAATTAAGTGAAACATAGTTATATTTGCTTATAATAGAATATTTAATAACTTACGTAGTTCTTTTGCCATGATGACCTTAAATGACATAAAAGGTGCCATGATGACCttaaatgacataaaaggaacATAAAGGATACTACAAGACATGTAAGGAGAGTTATATTGGGATTCTTAGTTGGAAAAAGCTGATCATGATGTGTGTTTTCCTTCAGTTAATGGGTCAAAATGCTCTAATTGTTTGTTGGTGCCAATGAATAGATAGATTTGGTTTGGGTATTTTCATGTTACCTCCGAAAATGTTTTTCCTCTTTGCGATGATTTAAGTACTCTGACTATAACGAATGGCTAAAAACATGCATGAAAATTAACACCAGGAGTAAAACTAATATAGAATCTTAAGACTTGAGTATATAATGTGGAGATTTTGATGATCAGCATTATGAGTACCTTTATAAAATGGAACAAGAGTAATTTTATTCACATATTTTTCGTGAGTTTTTGTTTGTATTCACAATTAGGATTGTGAAAGTGCAGATTTTTTCATTGTATTACCTTGAAAGAAACCtcgtttttatttgaaattctTAAACCTCGTTGTTTTTGTTCCAAAGGGAAATCTAGTAAACTGCTTACTATTTGAATATTCAAGGACTATAGAACAGTTAAAGCTTACTATTTAGTATTTTGCCAAGTATGGGAGTTTCTCCCTGAGAGAATACCCTATCCAAGGActggttttcttttctttcttttttttcctatgAAAAGGTTCTCTCTTTAGATTTTTTGGTTATTGTCACAATTGTATATTGGTTTTCTGTGTGgacttaaaatttaatttatgactGTATAATGCATGCTGTCATTTGTTACTTAATAACAAGACATTGGTCTTCCTATTTACCAAACTATCAATTCAACACGCAAGATTTTGAGAATGTTTCATGCTTGCCCAAGCTTCTTGTTAAGCTCTGCAACAATTCCCAGGCTGATTGTGTTATAAATAAAATGTACAATTGCTAATAATATTCTGTATTTCTGTTATCTATATCTTTTATTAGTATGTGTATAGCAGAAATAGTCAATAACGGAAAAGTAAATTGAGTTATCCTCCTAGAATgccaaaaaacaaaacaagttTAGAAAAAGAACTATACTATCCCAGAAGTGTCCATTGACACTGACTACAAGATAGTTGTCTCTGTAAATTGATATTATTACGCTCTTCCTTATTCATATAGGTCTGAAGAATGTTAATCTTCTCATATTTGTCTTTTTGAGCTGACCTATACTTTTTCTAGGATTTTAGTTTCTTATGTTGATCCAAAGCACTATATCAACATAATGGTTAAGATAGTGCTTGGCACATGTAGATAacagagcgaaatagcctatgaATTTTGTTTGTTAATATGCATCAAATCAAACATAGGATTGAACTCACATGTCCTATTCTTTTATCTTCTAGCTTGTCTACCACATGCTACCTTAATTTTTCTGTATGAATACATGTTTGAATGGCATTATTTCTTCTTTCATGGAATATTCAATGTTAATTTCACTGGAGGCTGCTATTTCATATTGCTAGTGTGTTTGGCTGTAGTTATCCTTAAACAACTTGTGGGCGGTCAAACCCCACTCAACAGTCAACAACACCTTTGACATCTGCTCATTTTGTGGTTAATACTGCATATATGATTTAGATTTGCAAAAATACGAGTTCTGCTGAAGCTCAAGTCTTCATAAGTAATGAAAGTAATTATTCACCTGTTCTTCCtcctgagctttcttctttttcttttcaatttccaATCACAGGGACATCTCCATACATATAGGTTTTGTGACAATGTTTGGACTTTCATCTTACAAGATGCTTTGTTCAAGAATGAGGACAACCAGGAGAATGTTGGACGGGTTAAAATAGTGGCGTGTGACTCGAAGTTGCTCACACAATGAATTGCCAATTTCTGCCACATTGTCAACAAGGAGAAATTGTTGTCAATCATCTGCTGGTAACTATGGGAATGTTGGGTCAGATTAATGTTACAGGAACTAGCATCTTTATAGTATGTTACATATTTAAATGTGATCGATCTTCATGTCATTAGGTAATTAATGTTACATTAAAATTTGACAATATCTCTTCAGAGATAGATGTACTCTTTTTTAAACTGTACTAAATTATATTCTTCCATGAACACTGGTACATGAATTTTTCTCCAGCGAACTTCTTGTTCACAGGCTACGAAAAAAAGTCTCTCAGTGAGTAGTTTATAATGGAGAAAAATAAGATTATCTACCATTGAATCTGAGTTAAATAGTACAATTAAATGGTATTGATGCAAGTTTAGATTTTTATCCGATACACTGGCTATCATAACGACTAAAAAATAGAGTAAGCTTTGGGTTACCCTAGTCACTTTCTAAGAGGTGATATTGTTCATGTTTCCACATGATTACTTCCCAATCAACATCATTATATCTGGGAAATCTTGGAGAAAGCTTCCATTACTAATTGCAAGTATGTCACCACTCTAATAGGAATAAAACTTGTTCATCTCTCTCTCATGCTTCCAATTGCGATATGACTTTATATCTCAAGCTTGTTGGATCTCTTCAAGACTTGGATGTCACCGTACCaaatatttttctctattaataAATTATCTCAACACATGCAAGTATCTCAGGAGCTACACATGCAAGTCTTAAAAAGGGTGCTTCGTAATCTCAAGGGTACTGTGAGTCCTGGACTCCATCTTCTTAAAATTTCCAAATTTACACTCTCAACGTTCCATGGTTTAAACTTTAAATTGGGCTCGATACACTAGCTATTGTAGAACAACAttaacttatattttttttggggtCCAATGCTATATCGTGGTCTTACAATAAATAGCTTTGAGTCATTGTTACTCATTTTTTCATTGAGCGGAATATCACACTATTGCTTCTACAAATGCTAAGTTATTGTGATATACTGATATTCCAGCTTATAGTGAACTTGGTCTCTCCATCACCTACTCTTCTGCTATTATCTCAAATAGCATCGACGCAGCCTACTTTTGCACAAATCACGTTTTTCATTCCCGAACAAAACATCTTGCCATTGATTACATGTTCTTTTAAAACTACTAAAACAtcaagtttttgtttttcttttcaaaaaaggGTTCAAAATATCATAGGCACTCTACTCACCGAAATGTTCTACACTTCAAGaactaaattaagaaaaaaggtATGGCTCTATTTagttatcaataaaaaaaaaacatgagaaGAAAATAACACATTTTAATGCGTTTTTTCTTCACAAATAGTAACATGAACACACGTAATGTCCttgtatgatagctcaagtggtagaagCTAggtgacatatgagttgggtgagGGGAGTCAAGGGATCGATTTCTGGcagatgcaatttatctttcc
This is a stretch of genomic DNA from Lotus japonicus ecotype B-129 chromosome 1, LjGifu_v1.2. It encodes these proteins:
- the LOC130734126 gene encoding transcription initiation factor IIA subunit 2, which codes for MATFELYRRSTIGMCLTETLDEMVQNGTLSPELAIQVLVQFDKSMTEALETQVKSKVSIKGHLHTYRFCDNVWTFILQDALFKNEDNQENVGRVKIVACDSKLLTQ